One stretch of Candidatus Bathyarchaeia archaeon DNA includes these proteins:
- a CDS encoding ABC transporter permease, translating to MTLPKLTYRVWKVWRRNAEVFTKTIFVNFLPSLLEPILYLTAFGLGLGAYFGADAFPGGYIQFIAPGLIAISVMYGSFFECTYASFVRMYFQKTFDAIIATPISVEEVIAGELLWGATRATINSSIVLAVVAVFGLVSSPLFLLIPVVSFFGGLLFASLAMCFTAIAPNIDFFNFPAFLFITPMFILSGTFFPIPDVIQGAAIAVLPLTHVVNLMRGLLTGNFTALAGLNAQSIAAIGVVWIAVATLTFFVLSIYLMKRRLIK from the coding sequence ATGACCCTGCCTAAACTAACATACCGCGTCTGGAAGGTGTGGCGTCGAAACGCAGAAGTCTTCACCAAAACAATATTCGTCAACTTTCTGCCTTCGCTGCTTGAGCCCATACTGTATTTGACGGCGTTTGGGCTGGGTTTGGGCGCATATTTTGGGGCGGACGCATTTCCAGGCGGCTACATCCAGTTCATTGCGCCAGGATTAATCGCCATATCCGTCATGTACGGAAGCTTCTTTGAATGCACCTACGCCTCGTTTGTGCGCATGTACTTTCAGAAAACATTTGACGCCATAATCGCCACTCCAATAAGCGTAGAGGAAGTCATCGCAGGCGAATTGTTGTGGGGTGCCACACGCGCAACCATAAACAGCAGCATAGTGCTTGCAGTGGTTGCTGTTTTTGGTTTGGTCTCCAGCCCACTGTTCCTGCTTATCCCAGTGGTTTCTTTCTTCGGCGGCTTACTGTTCGCATCTTTAGCCATGTGCTTCACAGCGATAGCGCCAAACATCGACTTCTTTAACTTCCCAGCCTTCCTCTTCATCACCCCCATGTTCATCCTAAGCGGAACCTTCTTCCCTATTCCAGACGTAATTCAGGGCGCCGCAATTGCCGTATTGCCACTAACCCATGTGGTAAACTTGATGCGGGGGCTGCTCACAGGCAACTTCACCGCATTGGCAGGATTAAACGCTCAAAGCATCGCCGCAATCGGGGTGGTTTGGATTGCCGTAGCAACACTGACCTTCTTTGTGTTGAGCATTTATCTGATGAAACGCCGACTCATCAAATAA
- a CDS encoding histidine phosphatase family protein, producing the protein MKKCNLFVFRHAETTDNRDNIFSGWRDPDLTEKGMLQAQEVAQQLTREKIDFAFTSHLKRAKRTLEIVLEKHPAVPVFVDDRLIERCYGTLQGKSKLEAAAEDPEWFAKIHRGYDFAPPEGESIHMVERRILPFVEQLKECFGSHPCNVAISCHGNSMRPIRRVFEHLNLEQMLKLENPQGQALEYALQIHHVHVNQDTKQQKALDWEGVFVPLYVQLATDPQNPLKKYY; encoded by the coding sequence ATGAAGAAGTGTAATCTGTTTGTGTTTAGGCATGCTGAAACCACCGATAACCGCGACAACATCTTTTCGGGATGGCGCGACCCCGACTTAACTGAAAAAGGCATGTTGCAAGCCCAAGAAGTAGCCCAACAATTGACGCGGGAAAAAATTGATTTTGCCTTCACCTCGCATCTGAAACGGGCGAAACGAACCCTTGAAATTGTGCTTGAAAAACATCCCGCGGTGCCTGTTTTTGTGGATGACCGCCTAATCGAACGCTGCTATGGCACGTTGCAGGGGAAGAGTAAGCTGGAAGCCGCTGCCGAAGACCCTGAGTGGTTTGCCAAGATTCATCGGGGATACGATTTTGCGCCTCCTGAAGGGGAAAGCATTCACATGGTGGAACGCCGTATTTTGCCTTTTGTGGAGCAGCTGAAGGAATGTTTTGGTTCTCATCCTTGTAATGTGGCGATTTCGTGTCACGGCAACTCGATGCGTCCTATACGGCGGGTTTTTGAGCATTTGAATCTTGAGCAGATGCTAAAGCTTGAGAACCCCCAAGGTCAAGCATTGGAGTACGCGCTTCAAATACATCACGTTCATGTCAATCAAGACACGAAACAGCAGAAGGCGTTGGATTGGGAGGGCGTTTTTGTTCCCTTGTATGTGCAGTTGGCAACTGACCCGCAAAACCCCCTAAAAAAATACTATTAA